The DNA sequence CAGCCCGCGCTCTACGTCGTCAACGCGCTGTCCTATTGGGACAGTGTGGACCGCGGCGAGCCGGCGGCCGACGTCCTGCTCGGGCACAGCCTCGGCGAGTACAACGCCCTGCTCGCCGCGGGCGCGTTCGACTTCGAGACGGGCCTGAAGCTCGTCGCCCAGCGGGCGGCGCTGATGGCCACCGAACGCGACGGCGCGATGCTGGCCGTGGTCGGGCCGTCCGAGGCGGATCTCGCCGAGGTGCTCGTCTCGGAAAACCTGTCCACATTGGACGTCGCGAACCGCAACACCCCGGCGCAGAACGTCCTGTCCGGACCGGTGGCGGACATCGACCGGGCGCGGGAAACGCTGTCGGGGCGCGGGTTCCGGGTGGCGGCGCTGCGCGTCTCGGCCGCGTTCCACTCGCGGTACATGCGTGCGGCCCGGGACGAGTTCGCCGCCTTCCTGCGCGGGTTCCGGTTCGCGCCGCTGGCCAAGACGGTGATCGCCAACGTGACCGCGCGTCCGTACCGCGACGGCGACGTGGCCCGGACGCTCAGCGACCAGATCGCCGGGACCGTGCGCTGGGCGGACAGCGTCCACGCGGTGCTGCGCCGGCTTCCGGCCGGGAACTTCCGCGAAATCGGCGGGGAAGGAGTGCTGACCCGGATGGTCCGGCAGATCGACACACCCGTCGCGGCGCCGGAGAAACCGCGCCGCGTGTTCACCGTGGCCTACGCCGGGGGCGACGAGAACGCCTACCGTGCCCTGGCCACGCACACCCGGGACCTGGACGTCGTGGCGCTCGAACGGCCGGGCCGCGGCCGGCGGGTGGCGCAGCCGCTGCTGGCCGACGCCGACGCCGTTGTCGCCGACCTGATGGACCAGCTGCGGGACCACGTCGGCGAGCCGTACGCGATCTACGGCCACAGCCTCGGCGCGCGGCTGGCGTTCCGGCTGTGCCGGCGGCTGCGGGCCGAGGGCCTGCCCGCGCCGGTGCGGCTCGTCGTGTCGGGGGAGTGCGGGCCGGCGGTGCCGAGCCGCGAACGCGACACCTGGCGCCTCACCGGCGACGCGTTCTGGGCGCACCTCGACGAGCTCGGCGGCGTGCCCGCGCAGCTGCGGCAGTTCGAGGACCTGATGGCGCACTACGAGCGCGTGCTGCGCGCGGACTTCACCGTCCTCGGCCGGTACGTCCACGACGACGAGCCGCCGCTGGACGTCCCGATCACCGTGGTCACCGGCGACCGCGAGCCGTTCAGCGACGCCGAGATCAGCGCGTGGCAGCGCGAAACCACCGAGCCGCTGGAGCGCCACCGGCTGCCCGGCGACCACTTCTTCATCCGCGAGCACTGGGCCGAACTGGCCGATCTGATCGAGGGAGCACCCCATGCCTGACGCGACGTTGACCGCCGAGCTGCAGAGCTACCTGGAGGACGAAGCGCTGTTCCGGTTCGGGGACGAGATCACCGGGGACACCGATCTCTTCAAGGCCGGGGTGCTCGACTCGTTCGGCTACATCTCGCTGATGAACCACGTCCACGAGCGCTACGGCGTCGAACTGGGCGAGGACATGCTCGACTCGGTGCTCGTGTCGCTGCGCGCGATCGTCGAGTTCGTCGAGGCGAGCGCCGTCCCGAGCGCGGACGGCCGGTAACCGGCATGTGCGGAATCGCTGGTGTCTACGGCGGCGAGCGCCCGCCCGGGGACGACCGTGCCCTGATCGCGGGCCTGCTCCGCCAGATCGAGCACCGCGGCCCGGACGAGGCCGGCTGCTACCTCGACGACCGGCTCGTGATGGGCACGGTCCGGCTGAGCATCATCGACCTCGCGAGCGGCTCCCAGCCCGTCGGCAGCGCCGACGGCCGCTGGTGGCTCTGCTACAACGGCGAGCTCTACAACTACCGCGAACTGCGCCGCGAGCTGCAGCGGCTCGGCGCGCGGTTCCGCACGGACTCCGACACCGAGGTCGTGCTGCAGGCCTGGCTGAGGTGGGGTCGCGACTGCCTGTCGCGCTTCAACGGCGCCTTCGCCTTCGCCGTCTACGACTCGGTGGCCGACGAACTCACCCTGGTGCGTGACCGCTACGGCAAGCGGCCGCTGTTCGTGGCGCGTCACGAAGGCGCGTGGCTGTTCGCCTCCGAGATGAAGGCGTTCCTGGCCTACCCGGGGTTCCGGTTCTCCTTCGACCCCGAGCACCTCGCGTCGATCTTCGCCACCTGGACGCCGCTGCCCGCGCAGAGCGGCTACCGCGACATCGAGCAGGTGCCGATGGGGGAGTACCTGTGCCTGCGCGGCGACGACGTCGAACGCGGCCGCTGGGCCACCCTCGACCTGGAGCCCGGGCCGGCGCCGGAGTCCGAAGAGGACGCGATCGAGCTGGTCCGCGCCGAGCTGGCGGCCGCGGTCGACGTCCGGCTGCGCAGCGACGTCGAGGTCGGCGTCTACGTCTCGGGCGGGCTCGACTCCTCGATCATCGCGCACCTCGCCGCGGGCCGGCAGGCCGCGCCGCTGCGGACGTTCTCCCTGGAGTTCGAGGACGCCGTCGTCGACGAGTCGGCCGAGCAGGCCGCGGTCACCGGCGAGCTGGGCACCCGCCACCACGCCGTGCGCGTCCGCGACGAGGACGTCGTCCAGGCGTTCCCGGCCGCGGTGAAGCACGCCGAGGTGCCCGCGTTCCGCACCGCGTTCGTCCCGATGTACCTGCTGGCCGAGCAGGTGCAGGCGGCCGGGATCAAGGTGGTGCTCAGCGGCGAGGGCGCCGACGAGGCGTTCCTCGGCTACGGCATCTTCAAGGACGCGCTGCTGCTGGACGCGTGGCACGACCTCGACGAGCAGACCCGGCTCGACCGGATCGCGCGGATCTACCCGTACCTGCCGCACTTTTCCGGCGAGGGCGCGCCGAAGCGGATGCTGGGGCTGTACC is a window from the Amycolatopsis sp. NBC_00355 genome containing:
- a CDS encoding alpha/beta fold hydrolase: MPVAHRTSVALFPGQGTQAKGMGAGLFDRYPEHVALARDVLGYDIARLCLDDPGGRLDDTRYTQPALYVVNALSYWDSVDRGEPAADVLLGHSLGEYNALLAAGAFDFETGLKLVAQRAALMATERDGAMLAVVGPSEADLAEVLVSENLSTLDVANRNTPAQNVLSGPVADIDRARETLSGRGFRVAALRVSAAFHSRYMRAARDEFAAFLRGFRFAPLAKTVIANVTARPYRDGDVARTLSDQIAGTVRWADSVHAVLRRLPAGNFREIGGEGVLTRMVRQIDTPVAAPEKPRRVFTVAYAGGDENAYRALATHTRDLDVVALERPGRGRRVAQPLLADADAVVADLMDQLRDHVGEPYAIYGHSLGARLAFRLCRRLRAEGLPAPVRLVVSGECGPAVPSRERDTWRLTGDAFWAHLDELGGVPAQLRQFEDLMAHYERVLRADFTVLGRYVHDDEPPLDVPITVVTGDREPFSDAEISAWQRETTEPLERHRLPGDHFFIREHWAELADLIEGAPHA
- a CDS encoding acyl carrier protein; this translates as MPDATLTAELQSYLEDEALFRFGDEITGDTDLFKAGVLDSFGYISLMNHVHERYGVELGEDMLDSVLVSLRAIVEFVEASAVPSADGR
- the asnB gene encoding asparagine synthase (glutamine-hydrolyzing); translation: MCGIAGVYGGERPPGDDRALIAGLLRQIEHRGPDEAGCYLDDRLVMGTVRLSIIDLASGSQPVGSADGRWWLCYNGELYNYRELRRELQRLGARFRTDSDTEVVLQAWLRWGRDCLSRFNGAFAFAVYDSVADELTLVRDRYGKRPLFVARHEGAWLFASEMKAFLAYPGFRFSFDPEHLASIFATWTPLPAQSGYRDIEQVPMGEYLCLRGDDVERGRWATLDLEPGPAPESEEDAIELVRAELAAAVDVRLRSDVEVGVYVSGGLDSSIIAHLAAGRQAAPLRTFSLEFEDAVVDESAEQAAVTGELGTRHHAVRVRDEDVVQAFPAAVKHAEVPAFRTAFVPMYLLAEQVQAAGIKVVLSGEGADEAFLGYGIFKDALLLDAWHDLDEQTRLDRIARIYPYLPHFSGEGAPKRMLGLYRQFTEEHLPGLFSHQMRFQNGRFAARLLRDASAPFDAAQRLVADEPGYADLGAVQKAQWLEFRTLLAGYLLSTQGDRMTLGHGVENRCPFLDPAVVRLAASVNHRFGDPFDEKYLLKRAYADVLPERVVAKGKFPYRATDSAAFVRAWPDYRDTLTDQATLDAIGVLDTRFARALVDRVFDGPAERIGTKENQAFTLLASLFWLHHWFVRGQALERGPLRAGLRVVDRRTSVLPA